The Halomonas denitrificans genomic interval AGCGACCCGCGCCGGATGGCGCCACGTGCTCTGCGATTCGGCGTTCGTGGCGCACCATGGGCAGGCCAGCTTCGGTCCGCTCGGACTGGCCCCCGGCGAGGCATCGATGCAGCGCTTGCTGGGGCTGCATCCCGACTACCTCGATCGGGTCATGGCCTTCATCCGCTCCGATCCGCTGGCCGGGCCTCGCCAGCGCGTGCTCGCTCACCTCTGACCGGCCATCGGCGCGCCGGGGCCCGGCGGGGCGCGGCGATTCTTGCCCTACAATGCAGGCATGGCACTGCAGACCGGACTCAAGCTCAAGCTCGGCCAGAAGCTCAAACTGGCCCCGCAGCTGCGCCAGGCGATCGCGCTGCTGCAGCTCAACCGGCTCGAATTGCGTGAACACATCGAGCAGGCGCTGGAATCCAACCCGCTGCTCGAACTCGATGCCGACGGGGCGCCGGATGCGGACGACCGCAGCGCTGGCGAGCAGGGCGCGGCCGAGTCCGAGTACGGCGCCGACGAAGCGTCCGCCGACGCCTCGGGAGACGAAGGCGCCGATTCTTCCCGGGACTTCGACGACTACGATTGGAACGACCTGCCCGAAGGGTTCTCCGAGGTCGGCGAAGCGCCGGATTACGACCGCTTCATCAGCGACCCGGACGACGAGTCGCTGACCCATCACCTGCTGTGGCAGGCCAATCTGGCCCATTTCTCCGAACAGGACGAGGCGATCGCCCGGGCGATCATCTACGCCCTGCGCGACAACGGCTACCTCGCCGACGATCTGGCGACGCTGCGCGCGTCGCTGGCCCCCGAATGGCTGGTCTCGATCGACGAGATCGCCGCCGTGCTCGAGCGCGTGCAGCACTTCGAGCCGGTCGGAGTCGCCGCCCGGGACCTGAAGGAGTGCCTGGCGATCCAGCTGCGGACCCTGCCGTCGGAGACGCCGCACCGCGGCCTGGCCCAGCACCTGATCGACCATTGCCTCGACGACCTGGGCGATCTCGATGCCGCCCTTCTCGCGCGCCGGACGGGGTTCGAGGTCGAGGACGTCGAGGGCGCTCTGGCGGTCATCCGGCGGCTGGACCCACGACCCGGGCTGCGCTACGGGCGCGACGACGAGAACTACCTGGTGCCCGACGTCTACGTGTTCCCGGCCGACGGCGGCTGGCAAGTCCGCCTGAACCGCGACAACGACCCGAGGCTGCGGTTGAACGACGAGTACGTCAAGCTGATCAAGAAGACCCTCGGTGACGACAAGAGCTACCTGAAGGACCGGCTGAAAGAGGCCCAGTGGCTGATCTCGAGCCTGGAACTGCGCAATCACACGCTCCGTTCGGTGGCCGAGACCATCGTCGCGCACCAGGAGGGCTTTCTCGAGCACGGTGATGTCGGCATGCAGCCGCTGCTGCAGAAAGAGGTGGCCGAGCGCGTCGAGGTGCACGAATCGACGGTTTCGCGGGCCACGACGGGAAAATACATGCATACGCCGCGCGGTACCTTCGAACTGAAGTACTTCTTCTCGGTCGCCATCCCGACCCGCGACGGCCGTCCGGTGTCGGCGACAGCCGTCAAGGCCCGGCTGGAGCGCCTGATCGCCGAAGAGCCCCCGGGCCGGCCGCTATCGGACCAGGCGCTGGTCGACCGTCTCGCCGAAGACGGGCTGCTGCTGGCCCGCCGGACGGTCGCGAAGTACCGCGAACAGCTCGGCATCCCGAACTCGGCCCGGCGGCGTCGCGACGCACGGCTTCGCGGTGGGGCGGGCTGAAGACGGCCCGCGACTGGTATACCATTGCACTCCTCGGGTCGGCCTCCGCGCCGCGTGCGCAGTCGGCCCTCGGATCATCGAAAGGAGATCATCATGCAGATCGAAGTCAGCGGACAGAACGTGGAAGTCACCCAGGCCATGCGCGCCTATGTTTCCGAGAAGCTGGAGCGCCTGCACCGTCACTTCGACAACCTGATCTCCGCGCACATCGTTCTCCGGCTGGAGCGCGTCCAGCACTTCGCGGAGGGCACCGTCAGCGTCGGCGGGCGTCCGCAGGACATCCACGCCGACGCCGATGCCGAGGACATGTACGCCGCCATCGACCTGCTCGTCGACAAGCTGGACCGCCAGGTTCGTCGACACAAGCAGAAGGTCACCGACCACCATCGCCACGAGCGCCGCGCCGAAGCCGGCTGATCACCAGCCAGCGCTCCGACCCGCTCGACCCCGAACCGAACGCCCCATCATGCGACTTGCAGATCTGCTCGTGCTGGACCGCGTCTCGCTGGACCAGACGATCTCGAGCAAGAAGTCGCTGCTCGAGCAGGCGGCCGCCCTGCTCGGCAGTGCACCCGACGCCGCTCCCGGTCGCGATATCTTCCAGGGCCTGTGCCAGCGGGAGCGATTGGGCTCGACGGGTCTCGGTCACGGGGTGGCGATTCCGCACTGCCGGGTCGACCAGCCCGGCGCCGTCGGCGCACTGCTTCGTCTGAAGCGCCCGATCGATTTCGACAGCCCGGACGCCGAGCCGGTCGACCTGTTCTTTGCCCTGGCCGTACCGTCGAGTTGCAGCGAAGCGCATTTGAAGCTGCTGGCCGGTATCGCCGAATTGTTCTCCGACCCGGACCAGCGCGAGCGCCTGCGAACGCTGGAAACCTCCGACGAACTGCTGCGCGTGCTCGACGAGCAGGACCCGTGAGCCAGACGCTCGCCGTCTCCGAACTGGTGGAGCGCCTCGGCGAGCGGCTGGAACTGCACTGGGTCTGCGGACGCCGCGAAGCGCGCCGACGCACCCTGTCGGTGGCGTCGTTCCGGGCGCGACCGTCGCTGGTCGGGTTCCTGAACCTCATCCATCCCAACCAGGTCCAGGTCCTCGGTGCCGAGGAGCAGGAGTGGCTCGACAAGCTCGACGCCCGGCAGCGCTGGGAGACGATTGCCGAAATCTGCTCGATGCGGCCGGCCGCCCTGGTGGTTGCCGGCGGCGGTGAAGTCGGCGACGACCTCGAGGAACTGGCCGGCGACAGCGCCACGCCCGTGCTGCGCTCGCCGCGGCCGGCCTGGGAGCTGGTCTCGACGCTGCAGTACGAGGTTGCCCGCGCGCTGGCCCACCGCGAGGTGGTCCACGGCGTGTTCATGGAAATCTTCACCATCGGGGTGCTGATCACCGGCGATCCCGGCGCGGGAAAGAGCGAGCTGGCGCTGGAGCTGATCACTCGCGGCCATCGCCTGATCGCCGACGACAGCCCCGAGTTCACCCAGATGACGCCCGACATCATCGACGGCACCTGCCCCGAGGCGCTGCAGGACTGCCTCGAAGTCCGCGGGCTCGGGGTGCTCAATGTCCGCCGGATGTTCGGCGATGCGGCGGTCAAGACCAACAAGTTCCTTCGGCTGATCCTTCACCTGCACCAGCCGCAGCCCGGCGACGAGAGCTCGGTCGACCGGCTGGCCGGCCGTTCGGACTCGGCGCCCGTGCTGGACATGGACATTCCGCGGATTCTCCTGCCGGTGCTGCCGGGCCGCAACCTTGCCGTCATTGCCGAGGCCGCGGTGCGAAACTTCATGCTGCAGCTCAAGGGCTTCGACGCCACGGCCGACTTCATCGAGCGCCACGGCCGCCTGCTGGGCCGCGAGCCCGAGCCGTGAACGACGCGAGCGACGCCGTGCGGGTGATCGTGATCAGCGGACTGTCCGGCGGTGGAAAGTCCGTGGCGCTGAACGCGCTCGAAGACCAGGGGTTCTACTGCGTCGACAACCTGCCGGCGGCCCTGCTGCCGGCCCTGGCCGAACAGATCGATGGGTCCCCCGAACGCTTCGGACGCCTGGCGGTGGGGCTGGACGCCCGCGCCGGCATCGATGCGATCGCTGACCTGCCCGACGTGCTCCAGGCCATGCCCTTCGCGGTCGAACTGGTGTTCGTGGAGGCCGACGACGAGGTTCTGCTGCGGCGCTATTCCGAGACCCGTCGCCGCCACCCCCTGGCCGACCAGCGGACGCTGGCCCAGGCGATCGAACGCGAGCGACAGCTGCTCGCGCCTCTGCGCGATCATGCCGAACCGGTCATCGACACGAGCACGATGAACCTGCACCAGTTGAGGCGAAGGATCTGGGACCTGGTCGAAGCGGGCCGGCGGTCGCAGGTTTCGCACCTCGTGCTCGAGTCCTTTGCGTTCAAGCAGGGCGTTCCGCGCGACGTCGACCTTGTCTTCGACGCGCGCTGCCTGCCCAATCCGCACTGGCAGCCGGGCCTTCGCAGTGCGACGGGGCTGGAGCGCCCGGTGCGCGACTACCTGCAGTCCGAGCCGGTCGTCGGCGAGTTTCTCGACGACGTCGACGGCTTCGTCCGCCGCTGGCTGCCGGCCTGGGCCGAACAGCAGCGCAGTCACCTGACGGTCGCCATCGGCTGCACCGGGGGGCGGCACCGCTCGGTCTACCTGGTCGACGAGCTGGCGACGCGCTGGCGCGAGAACGGCCTGGCCGTGACGACCCATCACCGGGAGTTGCAGCAGTGACCCGCTGCCTGGTGGTCGGCCATTCGGGCCTGGCCGCGGCGCTGGTCCGGGTCGCACGCGAGATCGTCGGCCCCGAAGCGGGCTGCGAGGCCTTCGATTTCTTCTTCGAACAGACCCTGGAGCGGATCGAGGCCGATCTCGCGCGCTGGCTCGACGAGCAGCTCGATCGGGGGCCGGCGGTGCTGCTGACCGACCTGCCCGGGGCAACGCCGCACAATCTCTCGGTCAAGCTTGCCGGTTCGCGGGGGCTGGAGGTGGTGACCGGCGTCAACCTGCCGATGCTGCTCCGGGGGGTGAACCATGCCGACACGGAGCCGGCCGAACTGGCCCGGATGGTGGCGGCCGGCGGTCTGCGCGCCATCGAGCGATCGGCCGCCGATCGGTCGCGGACCGAAGGCTCCGGAGAGAAGCCGTGATCCGGCGGGAGGTCACGCTGGTCAACCGGCTCGGTCTGCACGCGCGGGCAGCAAGCCGCCTGGTCCAGGCGGCCGCGGCGCACCCCTGTGACGTGTGGCTGGAGCGGGACGGCCGCCGGGTCAACGCCAAGTCCATCATGGGTGTGCTGATGCTGGCGGCCCCCTGCGGCAGCGAACTGGTTCTCGAGTGCGACGGCGACGGCGAGCAGGCCGCCTGCGATGCGCTCGAAGCCCTGGTTGCCGATCGCTTCGGGGAAGAGCAGTGATCCTCGCCCTGAGCGGCACCGGCGTCTCCGACGGCATTGCCGTCGGCCGGATCCATCTGCTGAGCCGGGGGGAACTCGAGCTGCCGGAGTATCACGTCGAGGGCGACGAGATCGACACCCAGGTGCATCGGCTGGAAGCAGCCAGTCGGTCGTCGGAGAGGGCGCTGGAGGACATGGAGCGCGACCTTTCGGGAGACACGCGCGGACCGGCCTCGGACCTTCTCCAGATGCACCGGATGATGATCCGGGACGATGCGCTGGTCGGCGAAGCGATCGCGCGAATCCGGGCCGACGGCATCAATGCGGAATGGGCGCTGGACCGTCAGGCCGCAGCGCTGCGAAGGCAGTTCGAGCAGATGGAAGACGAGTACCTGGCGCTGCGTCGTGAAGACCTGGACCAGGTGGTCGGCCTGCTCCAGCGCGAGCTGCGCCAGGCCGGCAGCGGGTTGCTGGCCGAGCGGACGCCAGCAGCGCTGGACGGCACCGTGGTGCTGGCCGAATCGCTCAGCCCGGCCGAGGTCGTGCTGCTGCAGCAACGGGGTGTGGCCGGCCTGATCACCGAGCACGGCGGGCCCTGGTCACACAGCGCGATTCTCGCGCGGGCCTACGGCATTCCGACCGTGATGGCCGTGCGCCGCGCGATGCGGGTGTTGCGCGAAGGCGAGCCGGTGATCATCGACAGTCATTACAGCGCGGTGCTGGCGACCCGGGACGAGAGCCTGCATGCCCACTACGGCGACAAGCTGAAGCTGGTCGCCCGCAAACGCCGACAGCTGGCGCGCTTTCTCGCCGAACCGGACCGAACCCGCGACGGTCGGCGGTTCCGGTTGTTCGGCAACGCCGAGCAGGTCCCGGAGATCGAGCGCTGCGTGATCGCCGGCGTGACGGGCATCGGCCTGATGCGCACGGAGTTCCTGTTCAGCGGCGATGAGGTCCCTGACGAACAACGCCAGTACGAGGCCTTCCGCGATGCGCTGGCGGCGTTGGACGGGCGGCCGCTGACGATTCGCACGCTGGACGCAGGGGGCGACAAGCTGCCGGCCTCGCTGACCCGCTTCGCCGGGCCCAATCCCGCCCTGGGCCTGCGCGGAGTCCGCATGTCGCTGGCCCTGTCCGAATTGTTCGAGAACCAGCTGCGCGCCATCCTGCGGGCGTCCCAGCACGGCCCGGTACGGGTGTTGCTGCCGATGCTGACCCGGCTCGACGAGCTGTCCGCCGCGCGCGAGCGCATCGCGGCGGTTCGGCAGCAGCTGGAGGGGGAGGGCGTTGCCGTCGACCCGGAACTGCAGATCGGCGGCATGATCGAGACACCGGCTGCGGCCCTGCAGGCCGAGCGCTTCGCCGCGTCGCTGGACTTCCTGTCCATCGGCACCAACGACCTGGTCCAGTACGTGCTCGCGGTCGACCGCCAGGACGAGCGGGTCAGTCACCTGTTCGACCCGGCCAGCCGCGCAGTGATCGACCTGATCGCCGGCGTGGTCGAGGGTGCCGCGCGCCACCAGCGGCCGGTTCAGGTCTGCGGGGAAATGGCTGGCGATCCGCGCTACGTGGCGTTGTTGATGGGTCTGGGCGTGCGCGAGTTCAGCATGCCGCCGGGGCAGCTGGCGGCGGTCAAGGCGGCGCTGACGGGCCTCGATGCCGCGGCGTGCCACGACGAGGTCGAAGCGTTTCTGCGGGAGGACGAGAGCGATACGGTCGGCGCGTTGCTCGATCGCCTGGCGAGCGGCGCGCCACGCCGCGCTCCGGGTCGAACCACGGGGCGCTCGCCGGGCCGCAGGACCTCGCGCTGAGCCGCTGGCCGAAAGTGCAGGTGACGACCAGCGGCGCGGTTCGGTAAGCTTCCAGATCGATTTCGACCTCGCAACGAGTCCTCGCATGTCCGATCCGATCTGGCGGCCGTCCGCCGAACGCGCGCAGTCCGCCCACCTGACCCGCTTCATCGAACGCATCGCACGGGGATTCGATCCCGCGGTGACCGATGCGGCCAGCTTGTACCGGTTCTCGATCGAGCAGCCCGAGGAATTCTGGCGGGCGGTCTGGGAGTTCGGCGATGTCCGGGCCGCCTCGCGCGGCGATCGGGTGACCGAGAACTGGCCTGCGATGCCCGGCACGCGCTGGTTTCCCGACGCGCGCCTGAACTTTGCCGAAAACCTGCTGCGCCGGGCGGACGACGGCATCGCGATCGAGTTCGCCGGCGAGCAGCCCGAAGATCGTCGATCCCTGAGCTGGCGCGAACTGAATGGCCAGGTCGCGGCGGTGGCGGCCAGACTGCGGGCGCTGGGCATCGAACCCGGCGACCGGGTCGCCGGCTACCTGCCCAACCTGCCCGAAACGGTCATCGCGATGCTCGGCGCCGCAGCGGTGGGTGCCGTCTGGTCGTCCTGCTCGCCCGATTTCGGTGTGCGCGGCGTGCTCGACCGCTTCGGCCAGATCGAGCCCCGCGTACTCATCGTCGCCGCCGCATACCGCTACAACGGCAAGACCCACGATTGCATGGCCCGCGTCCGCGAGCTCCTGCCGGAGCTGCCGACGGTCGAGCAGGTCGTGATCGTGCCGCACGCGGAGCCGGGCGTCGATCCCGCATCGGCGGGCCGGCCCGCGATGACCTGGGCAGACTGGATCGACATCGACGCGGGGCCCCTCGAGTTCGAGCAGCTGCCCTTCGACCATCCGCTCTACATCCTGTATTCCTCGGGCACCACCGGGGTGCCGAAGTGCATCGTCCACGGCGCCGGCGGTACGCTGCTCCAGCACCTGAAGGAGTTGCTGCTGCACACCGACCTCAGGCGCGACGACCGCTTCTTCTACTTCACCACCTGCGGTTGGATGATGTGGAACTGGCTGGTCTCCGGCCTGGCCGTCGGATCGACGCTCGTGCTCTACGACGGCTCGCCGTTCCATCCGGACGGGAACCGGCTCTGGGACCTGGCCGACGAGCTCGGCATCGCGGTCTTCGGTACCAGCGCGAAGTGGATCGCGGCCTGCGACAAGGCCGGTATCAAGCCGCGCGAATCCCATCGGCTCGAACAGCTTCGCGCGATCCTGTCCACCGGCTCGCCCCTCCTGCCGGAATCCTTCGAGTACGTCTATCGCGACATCAAGCAGGATGTCCAGCTCAGCTCGATCTCCGGCGGCACCGACATCGTCTCCTGCTTCGCGCTGGGCAACCCGCTGCTGCCGGTCCGCGTCGGCGAACTGCAGTGCCGGGGCCTCGGCATGCAGGTGGAGATCCGCGACGACGACGGCGATGTGGTCGTCGGTGAGACCGGAGAACTGACCTGCTCACGACCGTTCCCGTGCATGCCGGTGGGGTTCTGGAACGACCCCGACGGCGCCCGTTACCGCGCGGCCTACTTCGACAAGTTCGACGGCGTCTGGAGCCATGGCGATTACGCGCGCCTGACGCCGAAGGGCGGGGTGGTGATCTACGGCCGTTCCGATGCCACGCTGAATCCCGGCGGGGTCCGGATCGGCACCGCCGAGATTTATCGCCAGGTCGAGAAGCTCGACGAGGTGCTGGAGTCGCTCTGTGTCGGTCAGGACCACGACGGCGATGTGCGGGTCGTATTGTTCGTGGTGCTGCGCGACGGGGTGGAACTTGATGAAGCGCTGATCTCGAAGATCCGCACCCGGGTCCGCGAGAACACGACCCCGCGCCACGTGCCCGCGAAGGTCCTCGCCGTGCCCGAACTGCCGCGCACGGTCTCCGGCAAGATCACCGAACTGGCGGTCCGCGACGTCATCCACGGACGGGAAGTCAAGAACACCTCGGCGTTGGCCAATCCGGAGGCGCTGGAGCACTTCCGCGATCGGCCCGAGCTGCGCGACTGAGCGTCGTGGCGGCATCGGTGAATGCCGACGCCGGCACAAACTGACGCTTAGTGTCAGGCCGGCGTCGGACGCGCTGAGGGAAATCCCCGGTTGACCGGCTTGGCACGCCGCTTGCTATGCTGATACTCCAGACTTCCCGGGATTCGAGATACATGCCGTCGACTTCGACCTGCCGATTCGTGCGCAACGGTCTGCTTGCGCTTGGCCTTCTTCCGATCCTCGCCGTGCTGCCGAGTGCAGCGCTGGCCCAGACGCCGAACGTGAACGAGAACGTGCCGGCCGAGTCCTTTCTCGGCGAATCGTTCTGTTTCCAGGCCAACTTCACCAACACCGGATCGCCGGGCTACGGGCCCTACCTGCGGCTGGACCTGCCGCCGGGCTTGAACTTCATCAGCGCCGATGTGTTCGGCGCCGGGTCGGTGATCGATGTCGGAACGTTTCCGGCTGCCCCGGGCAATCAACTGACCGATCCGCTGATCAATCAGCCGGTCACCGGCACCGAGGGGCACTCGCTGCGCATCCTCGAGTTTCCGGTCGGGTCGGTGGTCGCCGGCGGCCCGCCGCTTCCGGTCGACATCTGCCTCGAAATCGATCCGTCGGCAACCGTCGG includes:
- the raiA gene encoding ribosome-associated translation inhibitor RaiA, with the translated sequence MQIEVSGQNVEVTQAMRAYVSEKLERLHRHFDNLISAHIVLRLERVQHFAEGTVSVGGRPQDIHADADAEDMYAAIDLLVDKLDRQVRRHKQKVTDHHRHERRAEAG
- the hprK gene encoding HPr(Ser) kinase/phosphatase, translating into MSQTLAVSELVERLGERLELHWVCGRREARRRTLSVASFRARPSLVGFLNLIHPNQVQVLGAEEQEWLDKLDARQRWETIAEICSMRPAALVVAGGGEVGDDLEELAGDSATPVLRSPRPAWELVSTLQYEVARALAHREVVHGVFMEIFTIGVLITGDPGAGKSELALELITRGHRLIADDSPEFTQMTPDIIDGTCPEALQDCLEVRGLGVLNVRRMFGDAAVKTNKFLRLILHLHQPQPGDESSVDRLAGRSDSAPVLDMDIPRILLPVLPGRNLAVIAEAAVRNFMLQLKGFDATADFIERHGRLLGREPEP
- the ptsP gene encoding phosphoenolpyruvate--protein phosphotransferase, giving the protein MILALSGTGVSDGIAVGRIHLLSRGELELPEYHVEGDEIDTQVHRLEAASRSSERALEDMERDLSGDTRGPASDLLQMHRMMIRDDALVGEAIARIRADGINAEWALDRQAAALRRQFEQMEDEYLALRREDLDQVVGLLQRELRQAGSGLLAERTPAALDGTVVLAESLSPAEVVLLQQRGVAGLITEHGGPWSHSAILARAYGIPTVMAVRRAMRVLREGEPVIIDSHYSAVLATRDESLHAHYGDKLKLVARKRRQLARFLAEPDRTRDGRRFRLFGNAEQVPEIERCVIAGVTGIGLMRTEFLFSGDEVPDEQRQYEAFRDALAALDGRPLTIRTLDAGGDKLPASLTRFAGPNPALGLRGVRMSLALSELFENQLRAILRASQHGPVRVLLPMLTRLDELSAARERIAAVRQQLEGEGVAVDPELQIGGMIETPAAALQAERFAASLDFLSIGTNDLVQYVLAVDRQDERVSHLFDPASRAVIDLIAGVVEGAARHQRPVQVCGEMAGDPRYVALLMGLGVREFSMPPGQLAAVKAALTGLDAAACHDEVEAFLREDESDTVGALLDRLASGAPRRAPGRTTGRSPGRRTSR
- a CDS encoding PTS sugar transporter subunit IIA, with amino-acid sequence MRLADLLVLDRVSLDQTISSKKSLLEQAAALLGSAPDAAPGRDIFQGLCQRERLGSTGLGHGVAIPHCRVDQPGAVGALLRLKRPIDFDSPDAEPVDLFFALAVPSSCSEAHLKLLAGIAELFSDPDQRERLRTLETSDELLRVLDEQDP
- a CDS encoding RNA polymerase factor sigma-54, which produces MALQTGLKLKLGQKLKLAPQLRQAIALLQLNRLELREHIEQALESNPLLELDADGAPDADDRSAGEQGAAESEYGADEASADASGDEGADSSRDFDDYDWNDLPEGFSEVGEAPDYDRFISDPDDESLTHHLLWQANLAHFSEQDEAIARAIIYALRDNGYLADDLATLRASLAPEWLVSIDEIAAVLERVQHFEPVGVAARDLKECLAIQLRTLPSETPHRGLAQHLIDHCLDDLGDLDAALLARRTGFEVEDVEGALAVIRRLDPRPGLRYGRDDENYLVPDVYVFPADGGWQVRLNRDNDPRLRLNDEYVKLIKKTLGDDKSYLKDRLKEAQWLISSLELRNHTLRSVAETIVAHQEGFLEHGDVGMQPLLQKEVAERVEVHESTVSRATTGKYMHTPRGTFELKYFFSVAIPTRDGRPVSATAVKARLERLIAEEPPGRPLSDQALVDRLAEDGLLLARRTVAKYREQLGIPNSARRRRDARLRGGAG
- the rapZ gene encoding RNase adapter RapZ, whose amino-acid sequence is MRVIVISGLSGGGKSVALNALEDQGFYCVDNLPAALLPALAEQIDGSPERFGRLAVGLDARAGIDAIADLPDVLQAMPFAVELVFVEADDEVLLRRYSETRRRHPLADQRTLAQAIERERQLLAPLRDHAEPVIDTSTMNLHQLRRRIWDLVEAGRRSQVSHLVLESFAFKQGVPRDVDLVFDARCLPNPHWQPGLRSATGLERPVRDYLQSEPVVGEFLDDVDGFVRRWLPAWAEQQRSHLTVAIGCTGGRHRSVYLVDELATRWRENGLAVTTHHRELQQ
- a CDS encoding HPr family phosphocarrier protein yields the protein MIRREVTLVNRLGLHARAASRLVQAAAAHPCDVWLERDGRRVNAKSIMGVLMLAAPCGSELVLECDGDGEQAACDALEALVADRFGEEQ
- a CDS encoding acetoacetate--CoA ligase; this encodes MSDPIWRPSAERAQSAHLTRFIERIARGFDPAVTDAASLYRFSIEQPEEFWRAVWEFGDVRAASRGDRVTENWPAMPGTRWFPDARLNFAENLLRRADDGIAIEFAGEQPEDRRSLSWRELNGQVAAVAARLRALGIEPGDRVAGYLPNLPETVIAMLGAAAVGAVWSSCSPDFGVRGVLDRFGQIEPRVLIVAAAYRYNGKTHDCMARVRELLPELPTVEQVVIVPHAEPGVDPASAGRPAMTWADWIDIDAGPLEFEQLPFDHPLYILYSSGTTGVPKCIVHGAGGTLLQHLKELLLHTDLRRDDRFFYFTTCGWMMWNWLVSGLAVGSTLVLYDGSPFHPDGNRLWDLADELGIAVFGTSAKWIAACDKAGIKPRESHRLEQLRAILSTGSPLLPESFEYVYRDIKQDVQLSSISGGTDIVSCFALGNPLLPVRVGELQCRGLGMQVEIRDDDGDVVVGETGELTCSRPFPCMPVGFWNDPDGARYRAAYFDKFDGVWSHGDYARLTPKGGVVIYGRSDATLNPGGVRIGTAEIYRQVEKLDEVLESLCVGQDHDGDVRVVLFVVLRDGVELDEALISKIRTRVRENTTPRHVPAKVLAVPELPRTVSGKITELAVRDVIHGREVKNTSALANPEALEHFRDRPELRD